The Lynx canadensis isolate LIC74 chromosome D1, mLynCan4.pri.v2, whole genome shotgun sequence genome has a segment encoding these proteins:
- the TAGLN gene encoding transgelin, whose protein sequence is MANKGPSYGMSREVQSKIEKKYDEELEERLVEWIIVQCGADVGRPDRGRLGFQVWLKNGVILSKLVNSLYPDGSKPVKVPENPPSMVFKQMEQVAQFLKAAEDYGVTKTDMFQTVDLFEGKDLAAVQRTLMALGSLAVTKNDGYYRGDPNWFMKKAQEHKREFTESQLQEGKHVIGLQMGSNRGASQAGMTGYGRPRQIIS, encoded by the exons ATGGCCAACAAGGGTCCTTCCTATGGCATGAGCCGCGAAGTGCAATCcaaaattgagaagaaatatGACGAGGAGCTGGAGGAGCGGCTGGTGGAGTGGATCATAGTGCAGTGTGGCGCAGACGTGGGGCGCCCGGACCGTGGGCGCCTGGGCTTCCAGGTCTGGCTGAAGAACGGCGTG ATTCTGAGCAAGCTGGTGAACAGCCTGTATCCTGACGGCTCCAAGCCAGTGAAGGTGCCCGAGAACCCTCCATCCATGGTCTTCAAGCAAATGGAGCAGGTGGCTCAGTTCCTGAAGGCGGCTGAGGACTATGGGGTCACCAAGACTGACATGTTTCAGACTGTTGACCTCTTCGAAG GCAAAGACCTGGCAGCGGTGCAGAGAACCCTGATGGCTCTGGGCAGCTTGGCAGTGACCAAGAACGACGGGTACTACCGTGGAGATCCCAACTGGTTTATGAA GAAAGCCCAGGAGCATAAGAGGGAGTTCACAGAGAGCCAACTGCAGGAGGGAAAACATGTCATTGGCCTACAGATGGGCAGCAACAGGGGGGCCTCCCAGGCCGGCATGACAGGCTACGGACGGCCTCGGCAGATCATCAGTTAG